Proteins found in one Desulfovibrio sp. genomic segment:
- a CDS encoding tRNA (cytidine(34)-2'-O)-methyltransferase, whose translation MQIVLFEPEIPPNTGNIARLCAATDTVLNLIEPLGFKLEDRYLKRAGLDYWPNVRLRVWPDWAAFATQGQQGARLVLTSAKKGQVSAPAHQFAFEPEDCLVFGPETRGLPQEILALSPHRIRIPMLEGRVRSLNLSTSAGIVLYMALARTGLMEDWA comes from the coding sequence ATGCAGATAGTTCTTTTTGAGCCGGAAATTCCCCCCAATACAGGCAATATCGCCCGGCTGTGCGCCGCTACGGATACAGTCCTGAACCTTATTGAACCCTTGGGCTTCAAGCTTGAAGACCGCTACCTCAAGCGGGCAGGGCTGGATTACTGGCCCAATGTGCGGCTGCGCGTCTGGCCCGACTGGGCCGCCTTTGCGACGCAAGGGCAGCAGGGTGCGCGCCTTGTGTTGACCTCGGCCAAGAAAGGGCAGGTCAGCGCCCCGGCCCATCAGTTTGCCTTTGAGCCGGAGGATTGCCTTGTATTCGGCCCGGAAACGCGCGGTCTGCCGCAGGAAATTCTGGCGCTTTCGCCCCACCGCATCCGCATTCCCATGCTGGAGGGCCGCGTGCGCAGCCTCAACCTCTCCACCTCGGCGGGCATTGTGCTGTACATGGCCC
- a CDS encoding GNAT family N-acetyltransferase has protein sequence MKSLQGYTIDLATAAHVPLLAAIEVAAAGIFPPGSIPDHIRSEFSPVDKLHEAVQSGLLWVALDQAGNPVGYAYVRLIDHAALLAQIDVHPDHMRKGIGAALIGRVAGRMRQRQVPAIYLTTFTHVPWNAPFYARLGFTALDDAGLPQFLKDILEEEKFCGLTDRIGMRLPLAGAA, from the coding sequence ATGAAAAGTCTTCAGGGATACACCATAGATCTGGCAACGGCAGCTCATGTGCCTCTGCTGGCGGCTATCGAAGTTGCCGCTGCGGGGATTTTTCCTCCAGGCTCCATACCAGATCACATCCGTTCCGAGTTCTCACCTGTAGACAAACTGCATGAAGCTGTTCAAAGCGGCCTTCTCTGGGTGGCCCTTGACCAAGCGGGTAATCCTGTGGGCTATGCCTATGTGCGGCTGATTGACCATGCCGCCCTGCTGGCCCAGATTGACGTGCACCCCGACCACATGCGCAAAGGCATAGGCGCGGCACTCATTGGCCGGGTTGCAGGGCGCATGCGGCAACGCCAAGTGCCCGCCATCTATCTGACAACGTTTACTCACGTGCCCTGGAACGCGCCATTTTATGCCCGCTTGGGCTTTACGGCGCTGGATGATGCGGGCTTACCCCAGTTTCTTAAGGATATTCTTGAAGAAGAAAAGTTCTGCGGCCTGACCGACCGCATTGGTATGCGCCTGCCCCTCGCGGGGGCGGCATAG
- a CDS encoding hydantoinase/oxoprolinase family protein, translated as MSETYVLGIDAGGTHTDAVLLACDAAAEEMAPDGTGADGFGTEALPSARLVASAKARTRHDNLPASVREVLAALAKAAPDCDFGAVSRVTLGATLAVNALVQDRADPVGLALSAGPGLDPHHFAMGAHVCVVPGGLDHRGVEVSPLRTASLPTAVREWEAAGVAAVACVGKFSPRNAAHELAMSEAVRSAAPQMSVTVGHRLSGRLNFPRRMATAYFNAAVQRLHNEFLDAVEAALAEAGITASVRLLKADGGAVPLTLSRREPVQSILSGPAASVMGVLALCGGSKAMRQGCSLLLDMGGTTTDMALFVDGSPVVDRDGMLLKGRRTLVRALASVSIGVGGDSLLTVDAAPGAVRPVQVGPLREGPAMAFGGSRPTLLDALNVLNFAVDPADVQGINGGDALAGDVGASAAGIAALAAEHGLSPESLAQMAADDALAQVAAAARALTDDINARPIYTLAALKAVREARPQHVWLVGGPAACVARRMSKVLDMPVETPPYADVANAVGAALTLPTDALELYADTGRCVLTIPAVELTERIGKGYSLGEARQRASALLRERLEAAGVSGARVEVTEADIFATLDDAGFGSKDIRVVCQVVPGLSAAMKIM; from the coding sequence ATGAGCGAAACATATGTGCTGGGCATTGACGCCGGGGGTACGCATACCGATGCCGTACTGCTTGCCTGCGATGCCGCCGCAGAAGAAATGGCTCCGGACGGGACGGGCGCAGATGGATTTGGCACCGAAGCTTTGCCCTCCGCCCGGCTGGTGGCCAGCGCCAAGGCGCGTACCCGTCATGACAATCTGCCCGCATCTGTGCGCGAGGTGCTTGCCGCCCTGGCAAAGGCTGCTCCTGACTGCGATTTTGGCGCTGTTTCACGCGTGACCCTTGGGGCGACCCTGGCTGTCAACGCTCTGGTGCAGGATCGCGCAGACCCTGTGGGACTGGCCCTTTCCGCCGGGCCGGGGCTTGACCCGCACCATTTTGCAATGGGCGCGCATGTCTGCGTTGTCCCCGGCGGGCTGGATCACCGGGGCGTGGAGGTCAGCCCCCTGCGCACAGCTTCCTTGCCCACCGCTGTCAGGGAATGGGAGGCGGCGGGTGTTGCCGCCGTGGCCTGCGTGGGCAAATTTTCGCCGCGCAATGCCGCGCACGAGCTGGCCATGAGCGAGGCCGTGCGGTCGGCTGCGCCGCAAATGTCCGTAACTGTAGGGCACAGGCTTTCGGGGCGGCTCAACTTTCCCCGGCGCATGGCAACCGCCTATTTTAACGCCGCCGTGCAGCGCCTGCACAATGAATTTCTGGATGCCGTGGAGGCGGCCCTTGCCGAAGCTGGCATCACGGCCTCCGTGCGTCTGCTCAAGGCGGACGGCGGCGCGGTGCCGCTGACGCTTTCGCGTCGGGAGCCTGTGCAGTCCATACTTTCCGGCCCTGCGGCCAGCGTCATGGGCGTGCTCGCCCTGTGCGGCGGCAGCAAGGCCATGCGTCAGGGCTGCTCCCTGCTGCTCGATATGGGCGGTACAACAACAGACATGGCGCTCTTTGTGGACGGCTCCCCGGTGGTGGACAGGGACGGCATGTTGCTCAAGGGGCGGCGCACCCTTGTGCGCGCTCTGGCTTCGGTTTCCATCGGCGTGGGCGGCGATTCGCTGCTTACGGTGGATGCCGCGCCCGGCGCTGTGCGCCCTGTTCAGGTCGGCCCCTTGCGTGAAGGCCCGGCCATGGCCTTTGGCGGTTCCCGGCCCACTTTGCTGGATGCCCTGAACGTATTGAATTTTGCTGTTGACCCGGCTGACGTGCAGGGCATCAATGGCGGGGATGCCCTGGCCGGCGATGTGGGCGCATCCGCAGCGGGCATTGCGGCGCTGGCCGCAGAACACGGCCTGTCCCCGGAATCTCTGGCTCAAATGGCCGCAGACGATGCCCTTGCGCAGGTGGCTGCCGCTGCCCGTGCCCTGACCGATGACATCAACGCCCGCCCCATTTATACTTTGGCGGCCCTCAAGGCCGTGCGCGAGGCGCGCCCGCAGCATGTGTGGCTGGTGGGCGGCCCTGCGGCCTGCGTTGCCCGGCGCATGTCCAAAGTTCTGGACATGCCCGTGGAAACGCCGCCGTATGCGGATGTTGCCAATGCCGTGGGCGCGGCCCTGACCTTGCCCACAGACGCGCTGGAACTCTATGCCGATACCGGGCGCTGCGTGCTGACAATCCCGGCCGTTGAATTGACCGAGCGCATTGGCAAGGGCTACAGCCTGGGTGAAGCCCGTCAACGGGCCAGCGCCCTGCTGCGCGAAAGGCTGGAGGCTGCTGGCGTCAGCGGCGCGCGGGTGGAAGTGACCGAGGCAGACATCTTTGCCACGCTGGACGATGCGGGCTTTGGCAGCAAGGATATTCGTGTTGTTTGTCAGGTTGTTCCTGGTCTCTCCGCTGCCATGAAAATTATGTGA
- a CDS encoding branched-chain amino acid transaminase yields MQNAKFIWFDGKMLPSEQAQVHVLTHALHYGSAVFEGIRAYACADGTSAVFRLEDHCKRLINSAKIMRLEVPFTAEQLVAACIETLKANKLPEGYVRPLSFVGHGEMGVYPGNNPVQTIIAAWAWGAYLGAEALDKGIRVKTSSFARSHVNTSMSKAKAAGNYINSILAKVEAKEDGYDEAVMLDTNGYVSEATGENIFIVRDGVIKTTPWTSILGGLTRDSVMKLARDLGYTVEEQQFTRDEFYIADEAFFTGTAAEITPIRELDHRQIGVGHAGPVTKHLQKEYFAIVKGENPKYEGWLHRFTI; encoded by the coding sequence ATGCAGAACGCAAAGTTTATCTGGTTTGACGGAAAAATGCTCCCTTCTGAACAAGCACAGGTTCATGTGCTGACCCACGCCCTGCATTACGGCAGCGCCGTATTTGAAGGCATTCGCGCATACGCCTGCGCCGACGGCACTTCTGCCGTATTCCGTCTGGAAGACCACTGCAAGCGCCTAATTAACTCCGCTAAGATTATGCGCCTGGAAGTACCCTTCACGGCTGAACAGCTCGTAGCCGCCTGTATTGAGACCCTCAAGGCCAACAAACTGCCCGAAGGTTACGTGCGCCCCCTTTCTTTTGTGGGCCATGGCGAAATGGGCGTCTACCCCGGCAACAACCCGGTGCAGACCATCATCGCCGCCTGGGCCTGGGGCGCGTACCTTGGCGCAGAAGCTCTTGATAAGGGCATCCGCGTCAAGACCAGCAGCTTTGCCCGCAGCCATGTGAATACCAGCATGTCCAAGGCCAAGGCCGCCGGCAACTACATCAACTCCATCCTTGCCAAGGTGGAAGCCAAGGAAGACGGCTATGACGAAGCCGTGATGCTCGACACCAACGGCTATGTTTCCGAAGCCACGGGCGAGAACATCTTTATCGTGCGCGACGGCGTGATCAAAACCACGCCCTGGACGTCCATTCTGGGCGGCCTCACGCGCGATTCCGTCATGAAGCTTGCCAGAGACCTCGGCTACACCGTGGAAGAACAGCAGTTCACCCGCGATGAGTTCTACATCGCTGATGAAGCGTTCTTTACCGGCACCGCGGCTGAAATCACCCCCATCCGCGAGCTTGACCACCGCCAGATTGGCGTTGGGCACGCTGGCCCGGTGACCAAGCACCTGCAGAAAGAATACTTTGCCATCGTCAAGGGCGAAAATCCCAAGTACGAAGGCTGGCTGCACCGCTTTACCATTTAG